The Colletotrichum higginsianum IMI 349063 chromosome 12, whole genome shotgun sequence genome contains the following window.
gcccatcatcgccgccgcctccaccaccacaaaTCATCGAATCCTCCGACGCCCATGACGAGAACATTACCCCCCCGGACTCCGACTCCGACTCTGACTCCAACAccgacatcgacgccgacgcgagCGCCCAGGCGTTGAAATCCTTTCTATCACATAGGGCTCCGTTCCACCCGCATGTAAGGTGGGCGCGATGCCTTGCCTTGAGCCGTGTTGTCGCTGCCAAGGAGGGTGCCATGACGAGCTTGCTAGAGAAGAGTCCCCTCCAAGCTAAGCCGGCAAGGTTCGTCAACAAAACCCATTCGTTCCTCCCCCTGCCTCGTCTACATGACAGAAAGACAGCGTGTGCGCCTTCCAGAGATGTGGCTAACAGGCATTTTCCATCAGGTCCACTCCGACATTCCACTACAGACTATTTCGAGAGCGCGTCGCTGGCACCGCGTTTGCCATGCCGTCCGAGCCCTCCCCATCGATTCTTTTCCTCCAAGCGAGCGACATTGGGCGGTGCCGCGCCGCGTCCCTTCGCCATCTATACCTCCAACGTCACAGCCGAGATCGGAAGCGCCTCTTCGACGACCATCTCGGTCGCATCGCAGCCGACATGGATGCCTTTCGCGACCCTTACATCGCTGCCGCTCTCATCGCAATGGCCCAGGCCGGGCGCAAGTCCATCCAGTCTCAAGCGCGATCGCCTCCGCCCCATCAGGATACCTACTCGGTGAGTCCTCTTGATGCGAGTCCAGCTCGGGCTTGtctgcttgcttgcttgctgccGCCCCAGCTACATCTTATGTTGTCTGACAACCTCCCTTTTGTTTAGGTCCGACTGCTCCTCAGCGATATCAATAACCCGACATGCCTGAGAACGTTTTCTGCCGAAATACCCGATGCcttcctcgacaagctcgcaTACCCCCAGTTATCCCCTCTGCCGAGCGCCACCTTCCAGATCGTCCATACTCCGGTGGCGTACGTGCCATACGCCTCCTTCCAGTCGAGACTTGGTCAAGTCTTGCTCCCGTCACGCGGTCAGAAGCGCCCAAGAGGCGGTCGATACGATCAGGATACGCCCGATGAGAccatggcggaggaggggccCAATGCGCAAGTCCGCAGGCTGGCATAATCTCGCAGGCTCTCACCCCGGTGCGTGGGTGTGCGTTCTTGGCTGGAATCCTTGCCGGGTCTGGGCTCCCAGCATCGCATACGTCGTCATGACGGTGAttttccctccctttctGTTCTGGGTTCAGTCTTGTTGCGGATGGTTTTTTTCGGTTTTTTTTGGGGCGTTTCTTTGGGATTCGATTCAGTTACATATACCCCTGGGTTGTCGGCGTATTGGGCGTTCATGCTTACTCTTGTCTTTTGTCCAAATTgctctcgtcgtccagaTTTGCCAGGAGACAACCTGCCCTGCAGTCTCATACTAAAATGTGAGGGCACATTGCCGTGAAGCTCACAAGTTGAGtgcgaagaagagaagaaccTCATTACGTATGGCTGCTTGCTGTGAACCTGTTTAAGTGACGGAGGTAGAGGGACATTACGCAGGCAATTAATGGTATTAATACGTCTGTAGGATACGTTCTTCGTCTACGCGACTCCTGGACCTCTCGGACTGGCAGATAAAACCTTCCGCCGATGGCATCGCAACATAATCCTGTGGATACTTGGACGTGACGAACAAGGCACCTCCCGAGTGAGTAGGACGGACCTCAACTGGCAAAGTTCAAAAGTCAAGGCCCCTCCTACATTCAAGTTCAACATTCTGACAAATCTTCCTCCAACGTTACAACTCGTAAAAGCCCCATTGAATCTTCCATTCCGATGAATTGTGTTG
Protein-coding sequences here:
- a CDS encoding transposase; amino-acid sequence: MLRCLVTDAAAESDSRLSELSISQILALTPLHQLQVPPLHWTKHHLRLLRCAFVDDQDITHPHSVYNYSADSQTIPDVATNTITFFPQTPPPPSTSATSVSPSSPPPPPPQIIESSDAHDENITPPDSDSDSDSNTDIDADASAQALKSFLSHRAPFHPHVRWARCLALSRVVAAKEGAMTSLLEKSPLQAKPARSTPTFHYRLFRERVAGTAFAMPSEPSPSILFLQASDIGRCRAASLRHLYLQRHSRDRKRLFDDHLGRIAADMDAFRDPYIAAALIAMAQAGRKSIQSQARSPPPHQDTYSVRLLLSDINNPTCLRTFSAEIPDAFLDKLAYPQLSPLPSATFQIVHTPVAYVPYASFQSRLGQVLLPSRGQKRPRGGRYDQDTPDETMAEEGPNAQVRRLA